Proteins encoded within one genomic window of Nitrospira sp.:
- a CDS encoding carboxypeptidase regulatory-like domain-containing protein, producing the protein MGWAIFLLSGPVAAYEEISVSDGGSIMGTVYLGGQVPKPKGYNLTTLPDPFYCGRISDGKGWRILQPFNVGTGGEFRDAVVYLEGIEKGKAFEEAGIPQIEAKDCLFLPFTTVVRDDQSVTVVNMDPVMHDIQAYETSHLGARVLFNVPLPMNPQHPRNFKDRSDAAMYHKHMAGAPMKQLVNLSKGRRIFVMQCGFHAYMESWGLAVSNPYFAKTDDEGRFAITNVPPGTYKLVFWHPYVRTLVEQTVTVRPRETLETTLMVEAPTGRLYANEVLEHDYVRYNVTEETQKEIEPMIQKQKR; encoded by the coding sequence ATGGGGTGGGCGATATTCTTGCTGAGTGGACCTGTGGCGGCGTATGAGGAAATCTCGGTTTCAGACGGTGGGAGCATTATGGGGACTGTGTATTTGGGGGGGCAGGTTCCTAAGCCGAAAGGTTATAACCTGACAACGTTGCCCGATCCCTTCTATTGTGGTCGTATCTCTGACGGGAAAGGTTGGCGAATCTTACAACCGTTTAATGTCGGGACTGGGGGTGAGTTTCGAGACGCAGTGGTCTATCTTGAAGGTATTGAAAAGGGAAAGGCGTTTGAAGAGGCAGGCATTCCACAGATTGAGGCGAAGGACTGTTTATTCCTCCCTTTCACGACAGTCGTGCGAGATGACCAATCTGTGACGGTCGTCAACATGGATCCCGTCATGCATGATATTCAGGCGTATGAAACCTCTCATCTTGGTGCACGAGTGCTGTTCAATGTTCCGCTCCCGATGAACCCACAGCACCCTCGAAACTTTAAAGATCGCAGCGATGCGGCGATGTACCACAAGCACATGGCCGGTGCCCCAATGAAGCAATTGGTGAATCTCAGCAAAGGGCGCAGAATCTTCGTCATGCAGTGCGGTTTTCATGCCTACATGGAGAGCTGGGGGCTGGCGGTCAGCAATCCGTACTTTGCCAAGACGGACGACGAGGGACGATTTGCCATCACCAACGTTCCTCCAGGCACCTATAAGTTGGTTTTCTGGCATCCCTATGTAAGGACGCTGGTTGAGCAAACCGTTACGGTGCGTCCGAGAGAGACCCTGGAAACGACGCTGATGGTCGAGGCTCCAACTGGGCGGCTGTACGCCAATGAGGTCTTAGAACACGACTATGTCCGTTACAATGTGACGGAAGAGACACAGAAGGAGATTGAGCCGATGATCCAGAAGCAGAAGCGCTAA
- a CDS encoding SUMF1/EgtB/PvdO family nonheme iron enzyme, translating into MKVRGATLSLVSFMRRTCVMVLCGLVWLIAVSARADHESSKQPSLWTPRDEAERLGVMEVPGGMVLVPAGPFLMGSDPRKDRAAGPQEQPQHEVYLDTFKIDRFEVSNVEYLRFVLGTGADWPKFWRENPFPEKAALHPVINVSWHEADAFCRWSGKRLPTEAEWEKAARGGDGRIFPWGNEPAGWIKSNIAHPGSKRGFKYPPLANINRYDKGVSPYGVYQMAGNVSEWVSDWFDPEYYRQGQDRNPSGPSNGELKVFRGGSWNEDPEVARSAGRNAGPPDRESYLTGFRCASSGSEVNAEVSNVGRDGTAPTVMRSAE; encoded by the coding sequence ATGAAAGTTCGGGGGGCGACCCTATCACTCGTCAGTTTTATGAGGCGCACATGCGTGATGGTGCTGTGTGGTCTGGTATGGCTCATTGCTGTCTCGGCAAGGGCTGATCATGAGAGCTCGAAGCAGCCTTCGCTGTGGACGCCACGTGATGAAGCGGAGCGGTTGGGGGTGATGGAGGTGCCGGGGGGAATGGTGTTGGTCCCGGCAGGACCGTTTCTCATGGGAAGTGATCCGCGAAAGGACCGAGCTGCCGGTCCGCAGGAACAGCCACAGCACGAAGTCTATCTCGACACATTCAAGATCGACCGGTTCGAGGTGTCAAACGTTGAATATCTTAGATTCGTGCTGGGGACAGGAGCAGATTGGCCGAAGTTCTGGCGGGAGAACCCATTTCCGGAAAAGGCCGCACTCCATCCCGTGATTAACGTGAGTTGGCATGAAGCCGATGCCTTTTGCCGGTGGAGCGGGAAACGGCTTCCCACTGAAGCCGAATGGGAGAAGGCCGCACGTGGGGGGGACGGTAGGATTTTTCCGTGGGGTAACGAACCGGCCGGTTGGATCAAGAGCAATATTGCCCATCCTGGTTCGAAGCGAGGATTCAAGTACCCTCCGCTCGCCAATATCAATCGCTATGACAAAGGTGTCAGTCCGTACGGCGTCTATCAAATGGCGGGTAATGTCAGCGAATGGGTGTCGGATTGGTTTGATCCTGAGTACTATCGGCAAGGTCAAGACAGGAATCCATCAGGGCCCAGCAACGGAGAGCTCAAGGTTTTTCGTGGAGGGTCCTGGAATGAAGACCCAGAGGTCGCACGCTCCGCCGGCCGAAATGCCGGGCCACCAGATCGGGAGAGTTATCTAACAGGGTTTCGTTGTGCGAGTTCTGGAAGCGAGGTAAATGCCGAAGTATCGAATGTCGGCCGGGATGGTACCGCACCGACAGTGATGCGGTCTGCAGAGTGA
- a CDS encoding SUMF1/EgtB/PvdO family nonheme iron enzyme: protein MRDARGGTWRRAGWTVLMVGAVTAMAHVAWGLDTQDITVEWTESGKKLAVERVANWKAKGEMILVPAGEFLMGSDKKTDRLAYRGEIPQRRVYLDAFEIDKYEVSNLQYLKFILATGRNPQLDWRYDGGNFQEAMAHHPIMHVTWQDADAYCKWAGQRLPTEAEWEKAARGEDGRKNPWGDQSAGLSRANFGRTGLSGPVRDRPERSLMYPPIIAVDKYENSVSPYGLHQTMGNVAEWVSDWYDQDYYKTAPDRNPQGPKSGTQKAFRGGGWMDSTTTMRVAMRNGTDPNTKINWLGFRCAKSVSGDQSSSKISQAPEESSTFEAKP from the coding sequence ATGAGGGATGCAAGAGGAGGAACATGGCGTAGGGCTGGTTGGACCGTCCTCATGGTCGGCGCCGTAACAGCTATGGCTCACGTCGCATGGGGGCTGGATACACAAGACATCACGGTGGAATGGACGGAATCCGGAAAGAAGCTGGCCGTGGAACGAGTGGCCAACTGGAAGGCGAAAGGGGAAATGATTTTGGTTCCCGCGGGAGAGTTCCTGATGGGCAGCGACAAGAAGACGGATCGTCTGGCCTATCGAGGCGAGATTCCGCAGCGACGCGTGTATCTCGATGCTTTTGAAATCGATAAGTACGAAGTCTCAAATCTTCAGTATCTGAAATTCATTCTGGCGACCGGGCGCAATCCCCAGTTGGATTGGCGCTACGACGGTGGAAATTTCCAAGAGGCGATGGCTCACCATCCGATCATGCACGTCACGTGGCAAGACGCCGACGCGTATTGCAAGTGGGCGGGCCAGCGGCTGCCGACTGAGGCGGAATGGGAAAAAGCGGCACGGGGTGAAGACGGACGAAAGAATCCGTGGGGGGATCAATCTGCAGGATTGAGCCGAGCGAATTTCGGAAGGACGGGGCTTTCTGGACCCGTGCGGGATCGGCCTGAACGGTCACTGATGTATCCACCAATCATTGCAGTGGACAAGTATGAAAACTCTGTGAGCCCCTACGGCCTCCATCAAACCATGGGTAATGTGGCTGAGTGGGTATCCGACTGGTATGACCAGGATTACTACAAGACGGCGCCGGATCGAAATCCTCAGGGGCCGAAAAGCGGGACTCAAAAAGCGTTTCGTGGCGGAGGTTGGATGGACAGCACCACAACGATGAGGGTGGCGATGAGGAATGGGACTGATCCAAACACCAAAATAAATTGGTTGGGATTTCGTTGCGCCAAGTCGGTGTCTGGGGATCAATCGTCGAGTAAAATCTCTCAAGCGCCAGAGGAGTCCTCGACTTTCGAGGCGAAACCCTGA
- a CDS encoding carboxypeptidase regulatory-like domain-containing protein, with protein MSAAAYEVIDVPHGGTIEGIVTLSGDLPEPKGFNLITFPDPVYCGRISNGRGWRLLYDFVVDSRRGLKDAIVLLEGVESGKPFDLSVPLIESRDCKFEPFMTIVRNGHAVEVINMDPVMHDIQGYETSIEAGNRVLFNTPLIMNHQHRRGDLHAMHNHAPGKSLVGPVYLNKGRRTFYMQCGFHAYMESWAMAVNNPYYALTDVGGKFVIDGIPPGTYQLVVWHPQTGPGTTKFITVQPNGRLVEQLSLPAPKGNRTAYTVMDNPRFGLESLGYSVNIQPVVETQQ; from the coding sequence ATGAGTGCGGCGGCCTATGAGGTGATTGATGTACCGCACGGTGGGACGATTGAAGGCATCGTGACATTGAGTGGCGATCTTCCTGAACCGAAAGGCTTCAACCTCATCACATTTCCTGATCCTGTCTATTGTGGGAGGATTTCAAATGGGCGTGGGTGGCGATTGTTGTATGATTTTGTCGTCGACTCCCGTCGAGGCCTGAAGGACGCGATTGTCTTGCTTGAAGGTGTCGAGTCCGGCAAGCCCTTCGACCTATCAGTTCCGTTGATCGAATCCCGCGATTGCAAATTCGAACCGTTTATGACGATTGTTCGAAATGGTCATGCGGTGGAAGTGATTAATATGGACCCCGTCATGCATGACATACAGGGGTATGAAACTTCGATCGAAGCAGGAAACAGAGTATTGTTCAACACCCCTCTGATCATGAACCACCAGCATCGGCGGGGTGATCTCCATGCCATGCATAATCATGCGCCAGGAAAGTCGTTGGTCGGGCCGGTGTATCTCAATAAAGGTCGACGGACATTCTATATGCAGTGTGGGTTTCATGCCTATATGGAAAGCTGGGCCATGGCCGTTAATAATCCCTACTATGCTCTGACCGACGTAGGAGGCAAGTTCGTGATCGATGGCATTCCACCCGGGACGTATCAGTTAGTTGTGTGGCATCCACAGACAGGACCAGGGACGACGAAGTTCATCACGGTGCAACCCAACGGAAGGCTGGTTGAGCAGCTGTCATTACCAGCTCCAAAAGGAAATCGAACCGCCTATACGGTCATGGACAATCCTCGATTCGGCCTTGAGTCATTGGGGTATTCCGTCAATATTCAACCGGTGGTTGAAACTCAGCAGTAA
- a CDS encoding HEAT repeat domain-containing protein: MKLASIRRHMISLLALMWLIPLHEVAFSGAEPGIQGIQTLYDQKDYQKVLEELAKLDSNTVGAPDIRRLKIRTLLRLGKPKDALSDYDDLVQLLKRDDQSILQEVALAFVVVLTQDMREQMRGVAYTALKEWQSPDAISFLQDGLNDGSGLVRALAAEGLAKLDGGRRSERFRRALDDQAALVKEAVLKGLGKSGDDSVIGLVEPLLQEPEVRVRVAAAEALCRFGRKQGCALLAQSGKAPNPDERGAAIRALVDLQGAQVFPVLIEASGHKQPSVRGVAAMGLAHVSKPEAGTILTRLLKDPLPPVRLAAAVSLGQLNGFDVRSPLRKALTEDPDASVRAFVIGGLLEQGERFDELSGPISALANTKEPAVRTALARALARASKENRAEAHATVRSLFADTMPRVRIAAIKSMAKLDGVGALPVLKQGLHDEDDAVRATAGGELLHLMPIRE; encoded by the coding sequence ATGAAGCTCGCGAGTATTCGGCGGCATATGATCAGTCTGCTTGCGCTGATGTGGTTGATCCCACTTCATGAGGTTGCGTTTTCCGGAGCAGAGCCCGGTATTCAAGGGATTCAGACACTCTACGATCAGAAAGACTATCAGAAGGTCTTGGAGGAGCTGGCCAAGCTTGACTCGAATACGGTCGGTGCGCCTGATATTCGCCGACTGAAGATTCGCACATTGTTGAGGCTGGGGAAGCCCAAAGATGCCTTGTCGGATTATGATGATCTTGTTCAATTGTTAAAACGTGACGATCAATCGATCCTCCAGGAGGTTGCCCTGGCCTTTGTGGTCGTTCTGACTCAGGATATGCGGGAGCAGATGCGTGGTGTGGCCTATACGGCTCTTAAAGAGTGGCAGAGTCCCGACGCGATTTCCTTTCTGCAAGATGGGCTCAACGATGGATCCGGACTTGTTCGTGCATTGGCTGCGGAAGGGTTGGCGAAGTTAGATGGGGGCCGCCGATCAGAACGTTTCCGACGGGCCTTGGACGATCAAGCTGCGTTGGTCAAGGAAGCAGTCCTCAAAGGACTAGGAAAGTCTGGCGATGATTCGGTCATCGGGCTTGTCGAACCGCTGTTGCAAGAACCTGAGGTGCGAGTCCGAGTGGCGGCGGCGGAGGCTCTCTGTCGATTTGGTCGCAAACAAGGCTGTGCATTGTTGGCGCAATCAGGGAAAGCGCCGAACCCTGACGAGCGAGGTGCAGCGATTCGTGCGTTGGTTGACTTGCAAGGAGCACAGGTGTTCCCAGTTTTGATTGAGGCCAGCGGGCACAAGCAACCATCGGTGCGTGGGGTGGCTGCTATGGGGCTTGCCCATGTCTCCAAGCCGGAAGCGGGTACTATTTTGACTAGGCTTTTGAAGGATCCGCTTCCTCCCGTTCGGTTGGCTGCGGCGGTGAGTCTTGGACAACTCAACGGTTTCGATGTACGCTCTCCGTTGAGAAAGGCCCTCACGGAGGACCCTGATGCGTCCGTGAGGGCCTTTGTAATCGGGGGATTACTGGAGCAGGGTGAACGGTTTGATGAGTTATCTGGTCCAATCTCGGCTCTTGCCAACACGAAGGAACCGGCCGTCAGAACTGCCCTTGCTCGAGCCCTCGCCAGAGCCTCCAAGGAAAACCGAGCCGAAGCTCATGCCACAGTGAGGTCGTTGTTCGCGGATACGATGCCTCGTGTAAGAATTGCGGCGATTAAGTCTATGGCAAAACTGGATGGCGTAGGTGCCCTTCCGGTTCTGAAGCAGGGGCTCCATGACGAAGATGACGCGGTTCGTGCAACTGCTGGAGGGGAACTGCTTCACTTGATGCCTATCAGGGAGTAG
- a CDS encoding formylglycine-generating enzyme family protein, whose translation MTVRFWVGTATFSILFNTFLLVAAAQSLQIVIAPPKGKDRTPMVEIPAGSFPMGVPPGDRDGGRDEYPRHEVFLDPFLIDQFEVTNGRYVEFVKSTGHRIPQNPTNPTRNLWQGDTITASLADRPVINVDWFDAEAYCKWAGKRLPTEAEWEKAAKGTSDRRFPWGNVEPTAKHLNYNQRWIGEKTLMPVGSYEAGKSPYGVYDIVGNVWEWVNDWYDARYYEKSPSKNPTGPQEGTKKVIRGAGWQNETPTVRIFTRVDSDPTMRNESTGFRCAADAGIN comes from the coding sequence ATGACTGTTCGATTCTGGGTTGGTACAGCAACGTTCAGCATTCTGTTCAACACGTTTCTTCTCGTGGCGGCCGCCCAGTCGTTGCAGATTGTGATTGCACCGCCGAAGGGGAAGGACCGTACACCAATGGTTGAAATCCCGGCTGGTTCATTCCCCATGGGAGTGCCGCCAGGTGATCGAGATGGAGGGCGAGACGAGTATCCACGTCACGAGGTTTTCTTGGATCCGTTCTTGATCGACCAATTCGAAGTGACGAACGGTCGCTATGTCGAATTTGTCAAAAGCACCGGCCATCGTATTCCACAGAACCCAACCAATCCTACGAGAAATCTTTGGCAAGGTGACACCATCACAGCATCACTTGCTGATCGTCCTGTGATCAATGTTGATTGGTTTGATGCGGAGGCCTATTGCAAATGGGCTGGTAAACGACTTCCCACGGAAGCAGAGTGGGAAAAAGCAGCCAAAGGGACATCCGATCGACGGTTCCCCTGGGGGAATGTCGAGCCAACCGCAAAACATCTGAATTACAACCAGCGGTGGATCGGCGAGAAGACGCTCATGCCCGTAGGGAGTTACGAGGCGGGAAAGAGTCCCTATGGCGTATATGACATCGTCGGCAATGTGTGGGAATGGGTAAACGACTGGTATGATGCGCGATACTATGAGAAGAGTCCGTCCAAAAATCCGACAGGTCCTCAGGAAGGCACGAAGAAGGTGATTCGCGGAGCGGGCTGGCAGAATGAAACGCCGACCGTCCGCATCTTTACGCGTGTCGACAGTGATCCGACGATGCGCAATGAGTCGACCGGCTTTCGCTGCGCAGCCGATGCTGGCATAAACTGA
- a CDS encoding SUMF1/EgtB/PvdO family nonheme iron enzyme, giving the protein MLECRIWLMTVLTFLVMIGNSTLTQAGSKPSPELALHLTGIANLARPSPMVTVPAGTFFYGSKHVSTSPYGNWTPFDDTELPQHQVWLDTYEIDRDEVSLGEYLIFLHQRNHHPSDELQKLLWHVITIHSIPDETLARWPVLYVTWTEAKEFCAARNARLPTEAEWEKAARGAEGYLFPWGETTPGSSLAMFGQHHVHEIPILAAVDSLDQGKSPYGLHHMAGNVAEWVQDWFGPDYYAYMPERNPPGPATGRYKGVRGGSWKSARIMLRTATRGGASPDQRSATIGFRCTRPSIKSAN; this is encoded by the coding sequence ATGCTGGAGTGTCGTATATGGCTCATGACCGTCTTGACCTTCCTCGTCATGATTGGAAACTCCACGCTCACACAGGCAGGATCAAAACCCTCACCGGAATTGGCTCTCCACTTAACCGGCATTGCGAATCTCGCCCGACCATCTCCGATGGTTACAGTCCCAGCCGGCACCTTTTTCTATGGCAGCAAGCACGTTTCAACTTCGCCTTATGGTAACTGGACTCCCTTTGACGATACGGAACTTCCCCAACATCAAGTCTGGTTAGACACCTATGAAATCGATCGCGATGAAGTGAGTCTCGGCGAATATCTAATCTTCTTACACCAACGAAACCATCATCCATCGGATGAATTACAGAAACTCCTCTGGCATGTCATCACGATCCACTCCATTCCCGACGAAACCCTGGCACGCTGGCCGGTGCTCTATGTCACGTGGACTGAAGCAAAGGAATTCTGCGCAGCAAGGAATGCGAGACTACCGACAGAAGCCGAATGGGAAAAAGCGGCGCGAGGGGCAGAAGGCTATTTGTTCCCCTGGGGTGAGACCACCCCAGGCTCCTCCCTCGCGATGTTTGGACAACATCATGTGCATGAGATCCCCATTCTGGCCGCCGTCGATTCCCTCGATCAGGGCAAGAGTCCCTACGGGCTGCACCATATGGCCGGAAACGTGGCGGAGTGGGTGCAAGACTGGTTTGGCCCCGACTACTATGCCTATATGCCGGAACGCAACCCGCCGGGCCCCGCCACCGGCCGGTACAAGGGCGTCCGTGGTGGTTCATGGAAGAGTGCCAGGATCATGCTCAGAACCGCGACAAGAGGGGGCGCATCTCCCGATCAACGTTCGGCAACGATCGGATTCCGCTGCACACGCCCCTCGATTAAGAGTGCCAACTAG
- a CDS encoding serine protease has protein sequence MGETIPLSQDVFQRARQVTVGILADTQDERTPAKPGKVAVRGTGFHLRDGYVVTARHAAEKHDPTTGTLIQKRIRILTNDLHELPADLVGDSAFMDVVLYRVAEPHRSKLQTGTSFVTGDVLPGMEVFTVGYPLGWGPTMAFGRLGNTNTFLQTVDTRLIQADLSACSGNSGGGLFNGQGEIVGIVHAVIQTDKEETQSYCSRMAFAIPGILAERIVNATLSGKPLAFSKLGLHLTSVKDGTRLRVAVKDVAEPAKAAGLQKHDILLAIEDTEILDAAQLKNFLIERTTPGQEVSIKVRRVDADLTFHVVLSGG, from the coding sequence ATGGGTGAAACGATACCACTCAGCCAGGATGTGTTTCAGCGAGCCAGACAGGTGACGGTTGGAATTCTGGCGGACACCCAAGATGAACGAACGCCGGCGAAGCCCGGGAAGGTCGCTGTGCGAGGTACCGGATTTCATCTGCGAGACGGGTACGTGGTCACCGCCAGACATGCCGCGGAAAAGCATGACCCGACAACCGGCACCCTCATCCAGAAACGAATCCGCATTCTGACGAATGATCTGCACGAACTTCCCGCCGATCTCGTGGGTGACAGTGCATTTATGGATGTCGTGCTCTATCGCGTGGCCGAACCGCACCGTTCAAAACTGCAGACCGGAACCTCATTTGTCACCGGGGACGTATTACCTGGAATGGAGGTCTTCACGGTCGGTTATCCGCTTGGCTGGGGGCCGACCATGGCATTCGGCAGGCTTGGGAATACCAATACGTTTCTCCAAACGGTTGACACCCGTTTGATTCAGGCTGATCTGTCGGCATGCAGCGGCAATTCAGGAGGCGGACTCTTCAACGGGCAAGGAGAGATTGTGGGAATCGTGCATGCGGTGATTCAGACTGATAAGGAAGAAACACAGAGCTATTGTAGCCGTATGGCATTCGCGATCCCAGGTATTCTCGCCGAGCGGATCGTCAACGCGACACTCTCTGGGAAACCGCTCGCCTTCTCCAAGCTTGGTCTCCATCTGACTTCGGTCAAGGATGGCACGAGGCTGCGCGTGGCTGTGAAGGATGTCGCCGAACCGGCCAAAGCGGCAGGTCTGCAGAAACATGATATTTTGCTGGCCATCGAGGATACGGAGATCCTTGATGCCGCTCAGTTAAAGAATTTTTTGATCGAGCGCACGACCCCAGGTCAGGAGGTGTCCATCAAAGTCCGCCGAGTTGATGCAGATCTCACATTTCATGTTGTGCTGAGCGGTGGGTAA
- a CDS encoding HAMP domain-containing protein produces the protein MRIRTIRGRIVWAIVLVGCIPLVIGLALAYVSGMQSLRDVIGGNLQAIAVQVADRVTMLIQAEVQSVRLLGSAPLRVRQPVEAANRAYPLDYDRAQHLLSVRMQVWEEGGEGADRLLDAELSRFLLDTKVRGGDKVVGLLIVDQYGGLVAASSEPDHYFFGDESWWKALHAGNGDQAHITSLIPEHEGSFRSPEETIDIAVPILDERQHIVIGAVKASYRFDTLLAMIKEIRIGQTGHAMLFDAAGNPLVCSILPRQAHRIPGQLMAMVVSSEPGWGIAEDDGHGATDTVVGYAPVSKLSLPENPWHVFVRQQPAESYAPIRDQLRNLAMIALVMFGLLWAISRYVATRIARPIQILHSGVEAISQGTYDRPLNIHTGDEFEELAAAVHRMADRLMASRAELEELNKDLARRVKEKTEEVTRHMRSLELAERLATLGKVASGIAHEVNNPLGIILNRIECIEADATRSTIPIEVRRDLVAVKAQAERISRVTKSILTFSRGSVSTLKPIDVNCVVRSCVAIAGERVSALSMGLQARLAPLLPFIMGDRDRLETVILNLINNAIDAVSPSGRAGIVTVRTRPIQMDGRLGVEMVVSDNGPGIASDIIGRVFDPFFSTKPAGQGTGLGLFLAYGIVSDHRGRIEVKNGEIGALFSVALPAVGCEASVEEEGIWESQAKFS, from the coding sequence ATGAGAATTCGGACCATTCGCGGGCGCATTGTATGGGCGATTGTGTTGGTCGGCTGTATTCCCCTGGTCATCGGACTTGCATTAGCCTATGTCTCGGGGATGCAGTCTCTTCGAGATGTAATCGGGGGCAATCTCCAAGCAATTGCAGTCCAAGTCGCCGATCGAGTGACCATGCTGATCCAAGCCGAAGTGCAAAGTGTCAGATTGCTCGGGTCCGCGCCGTTGCGTGTGCGTCAGCCGGTTGAAGCGGCCAACCGAGCCTATCCACTGGATTACGATCGAGCCCAACACCTTCTTTCGGTACGCATGCAGGTATGGGAGGAAGGGGGGGAGGGGGCGGATCGTCTTCTGGATGCCGAATTGTCACGATTTCTTCTCGACACGAAGGTTCGTGGGGGCGATAAGGTTGTAGGCCTGCTGATTGTGGACCAATACGGGGGACTGGTCGCAGCCAGCTCGGAACCGGACCATTACTTTTTCGGAGATGAATCCTGGTGGAAAGCGCTTCATGCAGGGAACGGGGATCAGGCACACATTACCAGCCTGATTCCTGAACATGAAGGGTCGTTTCGGTCTCCTGAGGAGACGATCGATATCGCGGTACCGATTCTTGATGAGCGTCAGCATATCGTCATCGGAGCTGTCAAAGCGTCGTATCGATTCGACACGCTCCTCGCCATGATCAAAGAGATTCGCATCGGACAAACTGGACATGCCATGCTGTTTGACGCTGCCGGCAATCCGCTTGTTTGTTCGATCCTGCCGAGACAGGCGCACCGTATACCTGGTCAGCTCATGGCGATGGTCGTGTCATCGGAGCCAGGTTGGGGCATCGCGGAGGATGATGGACATGGTGCGACCGATACGGTCGTGGGATATGCACCTGTGTCCAAATTGAGTTTGCCTGAAAATCCATGGCACGTTTTTGTGCGTCAGCAGCCAGCAGAAAGTTACGCTCCGATTCGGGATCAGTTGCGGAATTTGGCTATGATCGCCTTGGTGATGTTTGGACTGCTCTGGGCGATCAGCCGATATGTTGCGACGCGTATTGCTCGTCCAATTCAAATTCTCCACAGTGGCGTTGAAGCGATCAGCCAAGGCACGTATGACCGTCCGCTGAACATCCATACCGGGGATGAGTTCGAGGAATTAGCAGCTGCCGTGCATCGGATGGCCGACCGCCTGATGGCTTCCCGGGCTGAGCTCGAAGAGCTCAATAAGGATTTGGCTCGCCGTGTGAAAGAAAAGACTGAAGAGGTCACCCGGCATATGCGGAGCCTTGAGTTAGCGGAACGTCTGGCCACTCTGGGGAAAGTCGCCAGCGGGATTGCGCATGAGGTCAATAATCCTCTAGGGATCATATTAAATCGCATCGAATGCATAGAGGCCGATGCGACGCGGTCGACGATCCCCATCGAGGTACGGCGGGATCTGGTGGCGGTCAAAGCTCAGGCTGAACGCATTTCCAGGGTCACGAAAAGTATTCTGACTTTTTCGCGCGGATCGGTGTCGACATTAAAGCCTATCGATGTGAATTGTGTCGTGCGCTCCTGTGTTGCCATTGCCGGTGAACGGGTTTCGGCTCTTTCTATGGGGCTTCAAGCCAGGCTTGCCCCATTACTACCGTTTATCATGGGCGATCGTGATCGATTGGAGACGGTCATTCTCAACTTAATCAACAACGCGATTGATGCGGTCAGTCCGTCGGGGAGGGCTGGCATCGTGACGGTTCGAACAAGACCCATACAAATGGACGGAAGGCTCGGGGTCGAAATGGTCGTATCCGACAACGGCCCCGGTATCGCGAGCGACATCATTGGGCGAGTCTTTGACCCATTTTTCAGTACCAAGCCGGCGGGCCAGGGAACCGGGTTGGGGTTATTTCTGGCCTACGGGATCGTCTCAGATCACCGGGGTCGGATTGAGGTCAAGAACGGAGAGATCGGCGCGTTGTTCTCAGTTGCCTTACCGGCGGTAGGCTGTGAAGCGTCGGTCGAGGAAGAGGGAATATGGGAATCACAGGCAAAATTCTCATAG